The following proteins are co-located in the Oceanimonas sp. GK1 genome:
- a CDS encoding glycosyltransferase, which yields MEAVLMNRKPVKVAVINRSFWPVYPVIGEALLRFAEGASTKGYSVSVIMQDHAGIKAKLAKEERGEGVNFYPAKALTTSASGVLLRACDAVFFMFWVLAVLLWVRPSKVYVSTDPPVVVPFIVMLYSRLFGAEYIYHLQDIHPEAANVVIPVNKWVYKILLKMDALTMRKAKCLITITEQMAAEIRARSGTSAPVHVLDNPAVSFDGIDTTKPKISGFSFCGNAGRLQRIPLVLDAIEAYITRGGKLAFSFAGGGIYADHLRAFSEKFEHFHYHGLVTPTEAAQINADYTWALLPIEDDVTRFAFPSKSSSYVFSGANILAVCGEHTGVAQWVKENRVGLVVKPEVEALAGMFSNIENGAVNEAGDQSAREILKAKLRFDVFVTALDKIVLE from the coding sequence GTGGAAGCAGTATTGATGAACCGAAAGCCTGTTAAAGTGGCTGTGATTAATCGCAGCTTTTGGCCGGTATACCCTGTAATTGGCGAGGCCCTTTTGCGATTTGCGGAAGGTGCATCAACCAAGGGGTATTCTGTGTCGGTGATTATGCAGGATCATGCTGGTATCAAGGCCAAGCTGGCGAAAGAAGAGCGTGGTGAGGGTGTAAATTTCTACCCTGCCAAAGCCTTAACCACCTCAGCCAGTGGTGTATTGCTCAGAGCCTGTGATGCCGTGTTTTTCATGTTCTGGGTTCTGGCAGTGCTGCTGTGGGTAAGGCCCAGCAAGGTTTATGTTTCTACCGATCCGCCGGTTGTCGTGCCCTTTATTGTCATGCTATACAGCCGGTTGTTTGGTGCTGAATATATCTACCATCTGCAGGATATCCACCCGGAAGCAGCGAACGTTGTTATACCGGTTAACAAGTGGGTATATAAAATTCTGCTGAAGATGGACGCTCTGACCATGCGCAAGGCGAAGTGTCTGATCACCATTACCGAGCAAATGGCGGCTGAAATTCGTGCCCGTTCAGGCACTTCCGCACCTGTTCATGTGCTGGACAACCCGGCTGTATCATTCGACGGTATTGATACAACCAAACCTAAAATTTCGGGTTTTTCATTTTGTGGTAATGCCGGAAGGTTGCAGCGGATACCTTTGGTGCTGGATGCAATAGAAGCGTACATCACTCGCGGAGGTAAGCTTGCCTTCAGTTTTGCCGGTGGTGGTATATATGCCGACCACTTAAGAGCATTCTCCGAAAAATTCGAGCATTTTCATTATCACGGCCTGGTTACTCCCACAGAAGCTGCTCAGATTAATGCCGATTACACCTGGGCTTTGCTGCCAATTGAGGATGATGTAACGCGGTTTGCTTTTCCCAGTAAGTCATCATCCTATGTTTTTTCAGGTGCCAATATCCTGGCCGTTTGTGGTGAACATACGGGGGTGGCCCAATGGGTGAAGGAAAATCGCGTGGGTCTGGTTGTAAAACCGGAGGTTGAAGCATTGGCTGGCATGTTCTCGAATATTGAAAATGGTGCTGTAAATGAGGCCGGTGATCAAAGCGCAAGGGAAATACTGAAGGCCAAGCTAAGGTTTGATGTTTTTGTAACTGCGCTGGACAAGATAGTGCTGGAGTAA
- the wecB gene encoding non-hydrolyzing UDP-N-acetylglucosamine 2-epimerase: MNKLKVMTVVGTRPEIIRLSRVLSALDAHCEHILVHTGQNYDYELNEIFFQDLGIRKPDYFLNAAGASGAETIGNVIIAVDKVLAEVQPQALLVLGDTNSCMAVIPAKRRKIPTFHMEAGNRCFDMRVPEEINRRIVDHTADINLTYSTIARDYLLREGLEPDRVIKTGSPMFEVLNHYRGGIEASNVLERLGLEAGKFFVVSAHREENVDSDKNFLKLVNILNTVAEQFGYPVIVSTHPRTQKRVDAMGVTFHANVRLLKPLGFKDYNKLQLTAKAVLSDSGTINEESSILNFPALNIREAHERPEGMEEAAAMMVGLELERVLQGLQILESQARGEERSLRLVADYSMPNVADKVVRIIHSYRDYVMRTVWKQY; the protein is encoded by the coding sequence ATGAACAAGTTAAAAGTAATGACCGTTGTGGGCACCCGGCCCGAGATCATTCGCCTTTCCCGTGTGCTGTCGGCGCTAGATGCGCATTGTGAGCACATTCTGGTGCACACCGGCCAGAACTACGATTACGAGCTGAACGAGATCTTTTTTCAGGATCTGGGCATTCGCAAGCCGGATTATTTTCTTAACGCGGCCGGTGCCAGTGGTGCTGAGACCATTGGCAATGTGATCATCGCGGTAGACAAGGTGTTGGCCGAAGTGCAGCCCCAGGCACTGCTGGTGCTGGGCGATACCAACAGTTGCATGGCAGTGATCCCGGCCAAGCGCCGCAAGATCCCTACTTTCCATATGGAAGCGGGCAACCGCTGTTTCGACATGCGGGTGCCGGAAGAAATCAATCGCCGCATTGTGGATCACACCGCCGATATCAACCTCACCTACAGCACCATCGCCCGCGACTATCTGCTGCGCGAAGGGCTGGAGCCGGACCGGGTTATTAAAACCGGCAGCCCCATGTTCGAGGTGCTTAACCATTACCGTGGGGGCATAGAGGCCTCTAACGTGCTGGAACGGCTGGGCCTGGAAGCCGGCAAGTTCTTTGTAGTGAGTGCCCACCGGGAAGAAAACGTCGACTCTGACAAAAACTTTCTCAAGCTGGTGAACATCCTTAACACAGTGGCCGAGCAGTTTGGCTACCCGGTGATTGTGTCTACCCATCCGCGCACCCAAAAACGGGTGGATGCCATGGGTGTTACCTTTCATGCCAATGTGCGTTTGCTCAAACCGCTGGGCTTTAAGGATTACAACAAGCTGCAACTCACCGCCAAAGCGGTACTGTCCGATAGCGGCACCATCAACGAGGAATCCTCCATCCTTAACTTTCCGGCGCTGAATATTCGCGAAGCCCACGAACGCCCGGAAGGCATGGAAGAAGCCGCCGCCATGATGGTGGGCCTTGAGCTGGAGCGGGTGCTGCAGGGCCTGCAGATCCTGGAAAGCCAGGCCAGAGGGGAAGAGCGCAGCTTGCGCCTGGTGGCCGACTACAGCATGCCCAACGTGGCTGATAAAGTAGTGCGGATTATTCACAGCTACCGGGATTATGTAATGCGCACCGTGTGGAAGCAGTATTGA
- a CDS encoding capsular polysaccharide biosynthesis protein CapF yields the protein MRVLITGANGFVGQNLVAHLGERANITLVPFTRGHRPADLPALLEGVDFVFHLAGINRPQDPAEFASGNADLTRSLCQAIHATGRAIPVLYTSSIQAEQSNPYGESKRQAEQALLDLAGQHGSAVHLFRLPNVFGKWARPNYNSAVATFCHNISRDLPIQINDPTAEIRLVYIDDVISHFVTVMEGKLAGNPFVEVAPEYRITVGELAGQLQRFRDSRDTLVTEQVGTGLVRALYSTYLSYLPPERFTYPVPKYGDERGVFVEMLKTPDAGQFSFFTAHPGITRGGHYHHSKTEKFLVIKGQACFRFRHIMSGEFYELFTSGEQPEIVETVPGWTHDVTNVGNDEMVVMLWANEIFDREHPDTYARPVGTQA from the coding sequence ATGCGCGTGCTCATTACCGGTGCCAATGGTTTTGTGGGCCAGAACCTGGTAGCCCACCTAGGCGAGCGGGCCAATATCACCCTGGTGCCCTTTACCCGTGGGCATCGGCCGGCCGATTTGCCGGCGTTACTGGAAGGGGTAGATTTTGTATTCCACCTGGCCGGCATTAACCGGCCGCAGGATCCTGCCGAGTTTGCCAGCGGTAATGCTGACCTTACCCGCAGCCTGTGCCAGGCTATTCATGCCACTGGCCGTGCTATTCCCGTGCTTTACACCTCTTCCATCCAGGCCGAGCAGAGTAACCCTTACGGCGAAAGCAAACGCCAGGCCGAGCAGGCGTTGCTGGATTTAGCCGGGCAGCATGGCAGTGCCGTGCACCTGTTCCGCCTGCCCAATGTGTTTGGCAAATGGGCCAGGCCCAACTACAACTCGGCGGTGGCCACCTTCTGCCACAACATCAGCCGTGATCTGCCCATCCAGATCAACGATCCCACCGCCGAAATCCGCCTGGTGTACATTGATGATGTGATCAGCCACTTTGTGACGGTGATGGAAGGCAAGTTAGCTGGCAACCCCTTTGTTGAGGTAGCACCGGAATACCGTATTACTGTGGGTGAGCTGGCCGGGCAGCTGCAGCGCTTTCGCGACAGTCGCGACACGCTGGTTACCGAACAAGTAGGCACCGGCCTGGTGCGGGCGCTATATTCCACCTATCTCAGCTATTTGCCGCCGGAGCGTTTTACCTACCCGGTGCCCAAATACGGTGACGAACGCGGCGTGTTTGTGGAGATGCTCAAAACTCCCGATGCCGGCCAGTTCTCGTTTTTTACTGCCCATCCCGGCATTACCCGTGGCGGCCACTATCACCACTCCAAGACAGAGAAGTTTCTGGTGATCAAGGGCCAGGCCTGTTTTCGGTTTCGCCATATTATGAGCGGCGAGTTTTATGAGCTGTTCACCAGCGGCGAGCAGCCGGAAATAGTGGAAACAGTGCCGGGCTGGACCCACGACGTTACCAACGTGGGTAACGATGAAATGGTGGTCATGCTGTGGGCAAACGAAATTTTTGACCGTGAACATCCAGATACCTACGCCCGCCCGGTGGGCACCCAGGCCTGA
- a CDS encoding polysaccharide biosynthesis protein codes for MKNNVIFKNKILLITGGTGSFGNAVLNRFLDTDIAEIRIFSRDEKKQDDMRKKYANPKLKFYIGDVRDYQSVLNATRGVDYIYHAAALKQVPSCEFHPMEAVKTNVLGTENVLEAAIQNEVKRVVCLSTDKAVYPINAMGISKAMMEKVMVAKSRNVDSSKTVICGTRYGNVMASRGSVIPLFVDQMRAGKPLSITDPQMTRFMMTLADAVDLVLYAFEHGNNGDMFVQKAPAATVETLARAITSLLEQPDYPIQVIGTRHGEKLYEALLSREEMACAEDLGGYYRVPPDLRDLNYGKFVEQGEEKISHTEDYNSHNTERLDVAGMQKLLLKLDFIRALQQGEYINPEE; via the coding sequence ATGAAGAATAACGTTATATTTAAAAATAAAATTCTGCTGATCACCGGTGGTACCGGCTCTTTCGGCAACGCCGTACTCAATCGCTTTCTTGATACCGACATTGCAGAAATCCGCATTTTCAGCCGGGACGAGAAAAAACAGGATGATATGCGTAAAAAATACGCCAATCCCAAGCTCAAGTTTTATATTGGCGATGTGCGGGATTATCAGAGCGTGCTTAATGCCACCCGGGGGGTGGATTACATCTACCATGCTGCAGCGCTCAAGCAGGTGCCTTCCTGTGAATTTCACCCCATGGAGGCGGTTAAAACCAACGTGCTGGGCACCGAGAACGTGCTGGAAGCGGCCATTCAGAATGAAGTAAAGCGGGTTGTATGCCTGAGCACCGACAAGGCGGTGTATCCCATCAATGCCATGGGTATTTCCAAGGCGATGATGGAAAAGGTAATGGTGGCCAAGTCCCGCAACGTGGACAGCAGCAAAACCGTGATTTGCGGCACCCGCTACGGCAACGTAATGGCCTCTCGCGGCTCGGTGATCCCTCTGTTTGTGGATCAAATGCGTGCCGGCAAGCCGCTGAGCATTACCGACCCGCAAATGACCCGCTTTATGATGACCCTGGCGGACGCGGTGGATCTGGTGCTCTACGCCTTTGAACACGGCAACAATGGCGACATGTTCGTGCAAAAAGCGCCTGCCGCCACCGTCGAGACCCTGGCCCGGGCCATTACCAGCCTGCTGGAGCAGCCGGACTACCCCATTCAGGTCATTGGCACCCGCCATGGTGAAAAGCTGTACGAGGCGTTGCTCAGCCGGGAAGAAATGGCCTGTGCCGAAGACTTGGGTGGTTATTACCGGGTGCCGCCCGATCTGCGCGACCTCAACTACGGCAAGTTTGTGGAGCAGGGCGAAGAGAAAATCTCCCACACCGAAGACTACAACTCCCACAACACCGAGCGGTTGGATGTGGCCGGCATGCAAAAACTGCTGCTCAAGCTCGACTTTATTCGTGCCCTGCAGCAGGGCGAATACATCAACCCGGAGGAATAA
- a CDS encoding glycosyltransferase family 2 protein: protein MISVITPTYNCAKYLLRSYECLRRQTYKDWEWVIVNDGSEDDTDVIISSLAQQDSRIKKFTLDKNRGRGYARNFATEKARGSIIVVWDVDDFYTSERLAEINKSISSGYDYFCSYALIADNNLNLKGARHFSKTKERFTPSFVHPTLAFRASLKDKVVYDKSMRAGEDLGVMLHLESNYKGYCCNKYLLVYSEDREVNIAKSIEANLNQLQSTLYIIGNKVIECNIIEKVKFIIKKKFKIFVLRLLKLTPDLYLKTVRFRSCEYIDSSKLNSEHLFILSGNLNEE, encoded by the coding sequence ATGATTTCTGTAATAACTCCAACTTATAACTGTGCAAAATACTTGTTGAGAAGCTATGAGTGCTTGAGACGTCAGACTTATAAAGATTGGGAGTGGGTCATAGTAAATGACGGCTCTGAAGATGATACTGATGTAATAATATCCAGTTTGGCACAGCAAGACTCAAGAATAAAAAAATTTACTCTTGATAAAAACCGTGGGCGTGGTTATGCCCGTAATTTTGCCACTGAAAAAGCGCGGGGTTCAATAATTGTAGTTTGGGATGTTGACGATTTTTATACGTCTGAACGTCTGGCTGAAATAAATAAATCTATAAGTAGTGGATATGATTATTTTTGCTCATACGCTTTAATAGCGGATAACAACTTGAATTTAAAAGGTGCAAGGCATTTTTCTAAAACTAAAGAGAGATTCACCCCTTCTTTTGTCCATCCAACTTTGGCTTTTAGAGCGAGTCTTAAAGATAAGGTTGTATACGATAAATCCATGAGGGCTGGTGAAGATCTTGGTGTCATGCTTCATTTGGAAAGTAATTATAAAGGTTATTGCTGTAATAAATACTTATTGGTTTACTCTGAAGATCGGGAAGTAAATATTGCAAAATCTATTGAAGCAAATTTAAATCAACTCCAATCTACTCTTTATATTATTGGTAATAAAGTGATTGAGTGTAATATTATTGAGAAGGTCAAGTTCATCATTAAAAAGAAATTTAAGATTTTTGTTTTAAGACTGCTGAAGTTAACTCCTGATCTTTATTTGAAAACAGTGAGATTTAGAAGTTGTGAATACATTGATTCAAGTAAGTTAAATTCAGAGCACTTGTTTATTTTAAGTGGTAATTTAAATGAAGAATAA
- a CDS encoding glycosyltransferase family 4 protein gives MKKILIISQNSLSLHANNGKTLTGIFDSWDADDLAQIFFQDEIPESKKFINFYRIRDIDVMKSLIFKRRCLGGVISPKPTIVDHHQEKGKIYKGLIGFAKKFTKLKNVTREFLYKNDRWNSSNLDAWILEFAPDAIFLVPSSYNFTYDIALSIKKKFNIPIYVYYTDDFLGNDITNIPSSYKAKALEVMRLSSGRFVIGEEMARVYKERYKLDFSVLIHPIHIPKTTIPAANIGKKDVISIVYAGGLTLGRFSSLISFSKLINQSEIELNKKVLLKVCTGDIPSQKQVQEFNSHNVDFLGRLSSVEVDDLYKSADFLLHVESDLDEYIKMTRLSVSTKIPECLATGIGLIAYGPSEIASMKLIYENGIGFYIDSRADTSVSNNKLLEVLTGQENYRSTIEKGLEYARINFTSKVITSNLVGLIN, from the coding sequence ATGAAAAAAATTCTTATAATTAGTCAGAACTCTTTATCATTGCATGCAAATAATGGGAAAACCTTAACAGGTATTTTTGATAGTTGGGATGCAGATGATTTAGCACAGATTTTCTTTCAAGATGAAATACCAGAGTCTAAAAAATTTATTAATTTCTATCGTATCCGCGATATTGATGTGATGAAAAGCTTGATTTTTAAGAGGAGATGTCTAGGTGGAGTTATTAGTCCCAAGCCCACTATAGTGGATCATCATCAAGAGAAAGGTAAGATTTATAAAGGATTAATTGGCTTTGCGAAAAAATTCACTAAGTTAAAAAACGTTACTCGTGAGTTTTTATATAAGAATGACAGATGGAATTCATCAAATTTAGACGCCTGGATTTTAGAATTTGCACCAGACGCTATTTTTTTAGTTCCCTCAAGCTATAATTTTACATACGATATTGCTCTGAGTATAAAGAAAAAATTTAATATACCTATCTATGTTTACTATACAGATGATTTTTTAGGTAATGATATAACTAATATACCAAGTTCATACAAAGCAAAAGCTTTAGAAGTAATGCGCTTATCTTCTGGTAGGTTTGTCATAGGTGAGGAAATGGCAAGGGTTTATAAAGAAAGATATAAACTAGATTTTTCTGTACTAATCCATCCTATTCATATACCTAAAACGACTATACCGGCTGCTAACATAGGCAAAAAGGATGTTATATCTATAGTCTATGCAGGCGGGTTGACGCTTGGACGTTTTAGCTCGCTGATCTCATTTTCTAAATTGATAAATCAATCCGAAATAGAACTAAATAAAAAGGTTTTACTTAAAGTTTGTACCGGTGATATACCTAGTCAAAAGCAGGTCCAAGAGTTTAATAGTCATAATGTTGATTTCTTAGGTCGATTAAGCTCTGTTGAAGTTGATGATCTATATAAAAGTGCGGATTTTCTTTTGCATGTTGAAAGCGACTTGGATGAATATATAAAAATGACAAGGCTTTCTGTATCGACAAAAATCCCTGAGTGTTTGGCTACAGGTATTGGTTTAATTGCATATGGTCCTTCAGAAATAGCATCTATGAAATTAATCTATGAAAATGGTATTGGGTTTTATATTGATTCAAGGGCTGACACTAGCGTCTCTAATAATAAGTTGTTGGAGGTGTTGACTGGGCAAGAAAACTATAGATCTACTATTGAAAAAGGTTTGGAGTATGCCAGAATTAATTTCACCTCAAAGGTAATTACTAGTAATCTTGTTGGCCTAATAAATTAG
- a CDS encoding glycosyltransferase family A protein, whose translation MNNNPLVSVVIPCYNHAQFVQESIQSVIDQDYENIELIIIDDGSKDNSVEVIQEMIPACEERFKRFEFRHRPNKGLCATLNEGIGLAAGDIIGFCSSDDILHKKN comes from the coding sequence ATGAATAACAATCCATTAGTGTCAGTGGTTATACCTTGCTACAATCACGCTCAGTTTGTGCAAGAAAGCATTCAAAGCGTAATTGATCAAGACTATGAAAATATTGAACTGATCATTATTGATGATGGTTCAAAAGATAATTCCGTTGAAGTTATTCAAGAGATGATTCCTGCTTGTGAAGAGCGATTTAAACGGTTTGAGTTTAGACATAGGCCTAATAAAGGATTGTGTGCGACTCTGAATGAAGGAATTGGTCTAGCAGCAGGCGATATTATAGGGTTTTGTTCATCTGATGATATTTTGCACAAAAAAAACTAA